In Piliocolobus tephrosceles isolate RC106 chromosome 5, ASM277652v3, whole genome shotgun sequence, a single genomic region encodes these proteins:
- the MRPL18 gene encoding 39S ribosomal protein L18, mitochondrial isoform X1 has product MALRSRFWGFSVCRNPGCRFAALSTSSKPAAKPEVHPVENEAVAPEFTNRNPRNLELLSVARKERGWRTVWPSREFWHRLRVIRTQHHVEALVEHQNGKVVVSASTREWAIKKHLYSTRNVVACENIGRVLAQRCLEAGINFMVYQPTPWEAASDSMKQLQSAMTEGGVVLREPRRIYE; this is encoded by the exons ATGGCGCTTCGGTCGCGGTTCTGGGGGTTCTCCGTTTGCAGGAACCCTG GGTGCAGGTTCGCAGCCCTCTCAACCAGCTCCAAGCCGGCGGCGAAACCTGAAGTGCACCCTGTGGAAAATGAAGCTGTCGCCCCAGAGTTCACCAATCGAAACCCCCGGAACCTGGAGCTTCTATCTGTAGCCAGGAAAGAGCGGGGCTGGCGGACGGTGTGGCCCTCTCGTGAGTTCTGGCACAG GTTGCGAGTTATAAGGACTCAGCATCATGTAGAAGCACTTGTGGAGCATCAAAATGGCAAGGTTGTGGTTTCGGCATCCACTCGTGAATGGGCTATTAAAAAGCACCTTTATAGTACCAGAAATGTGGTGGCTTGTGAGAATATAGGACGAGTACTGGCACAGAGATGCTTAGAGGCGGGAATCAACTTCATGGTCTACCAACCAACCCCATGGGAGGCAGCCTCAGACTcg ATGAAACAACTACAAAGTGCCATGACAGAAGGTGGTGTGGTTCTACGGGAACCTCGGAGAAtctatgaataa
- the MRPL18 gene encoding 39S ribosomal protein L18, mitochondrial isoform X2 produces the protein MALRSRFWGFSVCRNPGCRFAALSTSSKPAAKPEVHPVENEAVAPEFTNRNPRNLELLSVARKERGWRTVWPSREFWHRLRVIRTQHHVEALVEHQNGKVVVSASTREWAIKKHLYSTRNVVACENIGRVLAQRCLEAGINFMVYQPTPWEAASDSVFLFSCTY, from the exons ATGGCGCTTCGGTCGCGGTTCTGGGGGTTCTCCGTTTGCAGGAACCCTG GGTGCAGGTTCGCAGCCCTCTCAACCAGCTCCAAGCCGGCGGCGAAACCTGAAGTGCACCCTGTGGAAAATGAAGCTGTCGCCCCAGAGTTCACCAATCGAAACCCCCGGAACCTGGAGCTTCTATCTGTAGCCAGGAAAGAGCGGGGCTGGCGGACGGTGTGGCCCTCTCGTGAGTTCTGGCACAG GTTGCGAGTTATAAGGACTCAGCATCATGTAGAAGCACTTGTGGAGCATCAAAATGGCAAGGTTGTGGTTTCGGCATCCACTCGTGAATGGGCTATTAAAAAGCACCTTTATAGTACCAGAAATGTGGTGGCTTGTGAGAATATAGGACGAGTACTGGCACAGAGATGCTTAGAGGCGGGAATCAACTTCATGGTCTACCAACCAACCCCATGGGAGGCAGCCTCAGACTcggtatttttgttttcatgtacttattga